From Aphanothece sacrum FPU1, one genomic window encodes:
- a CDS encoding PIN domain-containing protein has product MIIFLDTSILGKLSNPNPNPDAIQCQIWFERLLARGVYFASSELCFYELKRSLILSVKRGNSSEGLKKANNLRQFINVLQIDEDVADLAAEIWSISRLQGTPTADEKLLDIDIIIAAHWQLLTEKFPGRYVVVSTTNVKHLRLFTEAEEWQNIY; this is encoded by the coding sequence ATGATTATTTTTCTAGATACAAGTATTTTGGGTAAACTCTCTAATCCTAACCCTAATCCAGATGCCATTCAATGTCAAATTTGGTTTGAACGTTTATTAGCAAGAGGGGTTTATTTTGCTTCGTCGGAACTTTGTTTTTATGAACTAAAACGAAGTTTAATCTTATCCGTCAAACGGGGAAATAGTTCTGAAGGATTAAAAAAAGCAAATAACTTGAGACAATTTATTAATGTCTTACAAATAGATGAAGATGTAGCAGATTTAGCTGCGGAAATTTGGTCAATATCTCGTTTACAAGGAACACCAACAGCAGATGAAAAATTGTTAGATATTGATATTATTATTGCTGCTCATTGGCAATTATTAACGGAAAAATTTCCAGGAAGATATGTTGTTGTTAGTACAACAAATGTTAAACATCTTAGGTTATTTACAGAAGCAGAAGAATGGCAAAATATTTATTAA
- a CDS encoding DUF6883 domain-containing protein — protein sequence MKLPYRDRIQREQIIEKLTTYALNFEHRDGKHKARLFNVKLGITLNNQEKLITAIFEAVNTQSVTYTTTSQYGEKYVIDFIMETEVGTSKIRTAWIIFFEDNYPRLTSIYPIK from the coding sequence ATGAAATTACCTTATCGAGATAGGATTCAACGAGAGCAAATCATCGAGAAATTAACTACCTATGCCCTCAATTTTGAGCATAGGGATGGCAAACATAAAGCACGTCTTTTTAATGTTAAATTAGGGATTACTCTTAATAATCAAGAAAAGCTGATAACAGCTATTTTTGAAGCAGTCAACACTCAATCAGTTACTTACACTACGACCAGTCAATATGGCGAAAAATATGTCATTGATTTTATAATGGAGACTGAAGTAGGAACATCAAAGATCAGGACTGCTTGGATTATTTTCTTTGAAGACAATTATCCTAGATTAACATCTATTTATCCTATCAAATAA
- a CDS encoding DUF4926 domain-containing protein: protein MNEIKIHDMVALLEDFETCQFMTDKHLLLPKGQVGTVVEIYKNGETYEVEFSDEDGQSYALVTLVAQQLVCLHYEKPRLSVVN, encoded by the coding sequence ATGAATGAAATTAAAATACATGATATGGTTGCCCTTTTAGAAGACTTTGAAACTTGTCAATTTATGACAGATAAGCATCTTCTTTTACCTAAAGGACAAGTGGGAACAGTGGTAGAAATCTATAAAAATGGAGAAACCTATGAAGTAGAATTTTCAGATGAGGATGGACAAAGCTATGCTTTAGTAACTCTTGTTGCTCAACAATTAGTCTGTCTTCACTATGAAAAGCCTCGTTTAAGTGTCGTCAATTAA
- a CDS encoding GNAT family N-acetyltransferase produces MHQIRRAIIADAHLIAPLWRSFLEARSQADPSMQLKPNFDLEKYVEKQLKTPNSYSFVAEHQKTIIGFLFTYVYDESLPPELSATTEMWDTPLKPRRVGSVLGLYVLEEHRNPKLIKELIEAAIAQAEALKVSDIDVLISREQTGIHSLLEKAGFTKSAIQYTRHYNINNDNLPPLNSATSESIKVQMPSPGMIPLRDPKTQQNVLNLQGEQVFLFPLKDHLGNLLKTSSGLPVYSTPLRDPETQDWVFDQDGKLVVCPVLFDEDGNIIEYQGIPLFCPPLYERSGDKLILKQDGEGNYLFAEVEHNEDGTIKRSPDGKPMFKYD; encoded by the coding sequence ATGCACCAAATTAGAAGAGCAATAATAGCTGATGCACATCTCATTGCACCTTTATGGCGTTCTTTTTTAGAAGCGCGATCGCAAGCTGATCCCTCAATGCAGCTTAAACCTAATTTTGACTTAGAAAAGTATGTGGAAAAACAGTTAAAAACTCCTAATTCTTATTCTTTTGTGGCAGAACATCAAAAAACAATTATTGGGTTTCTTTTTACCTATGTCTACGATGAATCACTTCCCCCAGAATTATCTGCTACTACGGAAATGTGGGATACTCCATTAAAACCGCGTCGGGTGGGTTCAGTATTAGGGTTATATGTGTTAGAAGAACATCGTAACCCCAAACTTATTAAAGAGTTAATTGAGGCTGCTATTGCTCAAGCTGAGGCTTTAAAAGTGAGTGATATTGACGTTTTAATTAGCAGGGAACAAACGGGAATTCATAGTTTATTAGAAAAGGCGGGATTTACTAAGTCTGCCATTCAATACACGAGGCATTATAACATAAATAATGATAATTTACCACCGTTAAATTCAGCAACTTCTGAAAGTATAAAAGTTCAGATGCCATCTCCAGGAATGATTCCTTTAAGAGATCCCAAAACTCAACAAAATGTCCTTAACCTTCAAGGGGAACAAGTCTTTTTATTTCCCCTTAAAGATCATTTAGGAAACCTATTAAAGACTTCTAGTGGTTTGCCTGTTTATTCCACACCTTTAAGAGATCCAGAAACACAAGATTGGGTATTTGATCAAGATGGTAAATTGGTTGTTTGTCCTGTGTTATTTGATGAAGATGGAAACATCATTGAATATCAAGGAATTCCTCTATTTTGTCCACCTTTATATGAACGATCAGGAGATAAATTAATTTTGAAACAAGATGGTGAGGGTAATTATTTATTTGCAGAAGTTGAACATAATGAAGATGGAACTATTAAGCGATCGCCTGATGGTAAACCTATGTTTAAATATGATTGA
- a CDS encoding lipid-A-disaccharide synthase-related protein produces the protein MKILILSNGHGEDQIAVRIIEQLYTFSNPPEIVALPLVGQGYAYKKLNVPLLGSVQTMPSGGFIYQDSQQLWRDVQGGLIPLTYEQYKVIRQWGKTGHKILAVGDIVPLLFAWLSGTEYGFVGTAKSDYYLRDETGWLSHTSGLTRWLGSRYFPHERWLMSHPRCRGVFPRDSLTAQGLKRWSIPIFDLGNPMMDGLEPSQTENLTIPPGTLTILLLPGSRPPEAYNNWQLILESLAGVMGRFSDRSVVFLGAISPGLSLDSLQFFVMSHGWIYEPLNSGQIRVNDDQVLGFTKDNGTLILSQNIYRDCLQKADLAIAMAGTATEQFVGLGKPVITIPGKGPQFTPEFAIAQTHLLGNSVILVENTLEVGPIIDSIINDPQRLEEIAENGKRRLGNSGAAQRIAQCLMGQFWNL, from the coding sequence ATGAAAATTCTGATCTTAAGTAATGGTCACGGGGAAGATCAAATTGCCGTTCGTATTATCGAGCAATTATACACCTTTTCTAACCCTCCCGAAATTGTCGCTTTGCCTTTAGTGGGGCAAGGATACGCCTATAAAAAGCTAAATGTTCCCCTCCTTGGTTCTGTGCAAACTATGCCTTCTGGTGGCTTTATTTATCAAGATAGTCAACAATTATGGCGAGATGTTCAAGGAGGTTTAATTCCTTTAACCTATGAACAATATAAAGTGATTCGTCAATGGGGAAAAACTGGTCACAAAATTTTAGCGGTGGGGGATATAGTTCCTTTGCTATTCGCTTGGTTAAGTGGGACAGAATATGGGTTTGTTGGGACTGCTAAATCAGATTATTATTTACGGGATGAAACGGGTTGGTTATCTCATACTTCTGGATTAACTCGTTGGTTAGGGTCAAGATATTTTCCCCATGAACGATGGTTAATGAGTCATCCTCGATGTCGTGGAGTCTTTCCTAGAGATAGTCTGACGGCCCAAGGTTTAAAACGTTGGTCTATTCCTATCTTTGATTTAGGAAACCCAATGATGGATGGTCTAGAACCTTCTCAAACCGAAAATTTGACCATTCCACCAGGTACATTAACTATTCTATTATTACCTGGTTCAAGACCCCCTGAAGCTTATAATAATTGGCAATTGATCTTAGAATCACTTGCCGGGGTCATGGGGCGATTTTCTGACCGTTCTGTGGTGTTTTTAGGGGCGATTTCTCCTGGTTTAAGTTTAGATTCTTTACAATTTTTTGTGATGTCTCATGGTTGGATATATGAACCTCTTAATTCTGGCCAAATTAGGGTTAATGATGATCAGGTTTTGGGGTTTACTAAAGATAACGGAACTTTAATTTTAAGCCAAAATATTTATAGAGACTGTTTACAGAAAGCTGATTTAGCGATCGCTATGGCCGGAACAGCAACGGAACAATTTGTCGGGTTAGGAAAACCTGTGATTACTATTCCTGGAAAGGGGCCTCAATTTACCCCAGAATTTGCGATCGCTCAAACTCATCTTTTAGGAAATTCTGTCATTTTAGTAGAAAATACTTTAGAAGTTGGCCCAATAATTGATTCTATAATTAATGATCCCCAAAGATTAGAAGAAATTGCCGAAAATGGAAAACGACGTTTAGGAAATAGTGGGGCTGCCCAAAGAATTGCTCAGTGTTTGATGGGTCAATTCTGGAATTTGTGA
- a CDS encoding acylneuraminate cytidylyltransferase family protein: MITIAIIPARGGSKGVPGKNIRPLAGKPLIAHSILDAQEAQLVDQVYVSTDDPEIAEVSQHYQAQIIDRPAELANDTASSESALIHAITELKKREINPDLIVFLQCTSPIRTGQQIDQAIQKLETEKADSLVSVSPSHRFLWEEVNGVPRSINYDYRHRLRRQDMNPQYVENGSIYVFKPWVLQQLGNRLGGKISLFAMEEAAAMEIDSLTDFAMVDYFLSHENSDLK; the protein is encoded by the coding sequence ATGATAACAATCGCTATTATTCCTGCCCGTGGGGGATCTAAGGGAGTTCCTGGCAAAAATATTCGTCCCTTAGCGGGTAAACCCTTAATTGCTCATTCTATCTTAGATGCTCAAGAAGCGCAATTGGTAGATCAAGTGTATGTTTCCACTGATGATCCTGAAATTGCGGAGGTTTCTCAACACTATCAAGCACAAATAATTGATCGGCCTGCCGAACTTGCCAATGATACAGCATCATCCGAGTCTGCTTTAATTCATGCTATAACAGAACTAAAAAAAAGGGAAATCAACCCTGATTTAATTGTTTTTCTGCAATGTACCTCTCCTATTAGAACCGGACAACAAATTGATCAAGCTATCCAAAAATTAGAAACTGAAAAAGCAGATTCTCTGGTTTCTGTCTCTCCTTCCCATCGGTTTCTCTGGGAAGAAGTCAATGGAGTACCCCGTTCTATTAACTATGATTACCGTCATCGTCTCCGTCGTCAAGATATGAACCCTCAATATGTAGAAAATGGCTCAATTTATGTGTTTAAACCTTGGGTACTGCAACAACTAGGAAACCGACTAGGAGGCAAAATTTCTCTATTTGCGATGGAAGAAGCGGCCGCGATGGAAATTGATTCTTTGACAGATTTCGCTATGGTAGACTATTTTCTAAGTCATGAAAATTCTGATCTTAAGTAA
- a CDS encoding ABC transporter ATP-binding protein: MSDEVLIKVENVSKKFCRDLKRSLWYGVQDITSEVTGSKYERELRKDEFWSVNNISFELRRGECLGLIGPNGAGKSTLLKILNGLIKPDKGRIEIRGRIGSLIELSAGFNPILTGRENIYSRGAILGFSTKEIDKKLDAIIDFSELEEFIDSPVVNYSSGMQVRLGFAVASQMEPDVLLLDEVLAVGDVGFRAKCFNSIQKMIQNAAVVLVSHSMPQISRVSSDIIVMNHGVCEFQGNDVAKGIDQFYSYFSGEEAMVAGSGKAVIHEVELATKSEKNIESINYLDELTINISCTVNANISKFCVVVKIISQELDDIAYCNSFFNGINFTNTGEKMQVSLNIGTVNLTPGCYKLTLIIAEENNAEELCLYSNIKPFRVVGKFYCGARIQLWADWNIETLNKANNQ, from the coding sequence ATGAGCGATGAAGTTTTAATCAAAGTTGAAAATGTCTCGAAAAAGTTTTGTCGTGATCTCAAAAGATCTCTGTGGTACGGCGTTCAAGATATTACTTCTGAAGTGACAGGAAGTAAATACGAACGTGAATTACGAAAAGATGAATTTTGGTCAGTTAATAATATTTCTTTTGAGTTGCGTCGAGGAGAATGTTTAGGATTAATTGGCCCAAATGGTGCAGGTAAAAGTACCTTATTAAAAATACTTAATGGCTTAATTAAACCCGACAAAGGCAGAATTGAAATTCGAGGAAGAATTGGCTCTTTAATTGAACTTAGTGCTGGATTTAACCCCATTTTAACGGGACGAGAAAATATCTATAGTCGAGGAGCAATTTTAGGATTTTCAACAAAAGAAATTGATAAAAAACTTGATGCTATTATTGATTTTTCTGAATTAGAAGAGTTTATTGATTCTCCAGTGGTTAATTATAGTTCGGGGATGCAAGTTAGATTAGGTTTTGCGGTTGCGTCTCAGATGGAACCAGATGTTTTACTATTAGATGAAGTCTTAGCGGTTGGAGATGTAGGGTTTCGTGCTAAATGTTTTAATTCAATTCAAAAAATGATTCAGAATGCGGCGGTGGTTTTAGTGTCTCATAGTATGCCGCAAATTAGTCGTGTATCTTCTGATATTATCGTTATGAATCATGGGGTATGTGAGTTTCAGGGTAATGATGTAGCTAAGGGAATTGATCAATTTTATAGTTATTTTTCTGGCGAAGAAGCAATGGTTGCGGGTAGTGGTAAAGCTGTCATTCATGAAGTTGAACTTGCTACTAAATCTGAAAAAAATATTGAAAGTATCAACTATTTAGATGAATTAACGATTAATATTAGTTGTACAGTCAATGCGAATATATCCAAATTTTGTGTTGTTGTTAAAATCATTAGTCAAGAGTTAGATGATATTGCTTACTGTAATTCTTTCTTTAATGGTATTAATTTTACTAATACTGGAGAAAAAATGCAAGTTTCTTTGAATATAGGCACAGTCAATTTAACTCCTGGTTGTTATAAATTAACACTTATTATTGCTGAAGAAAATAATGCAGAAGAATTATGTTTATACAGCAATATAAAACCCTTTAGAGTTGTAGGTAAATTTTATTGTGGAGCGCGTATACAATTGTGGGCTGATTGGAATATTGAAACATTAAATAAGGCAAATAATCAATGA
- the nfi gene encoding deoxyribonuclease V (cleaves DNA at apurinic or apyrimidinic sites), translated as MKINANFLLPQSLEDAKIIQDELRKKVITEDQLEKVDYVAGVDVGFEDNYQLTKAAVIVLSFPELKLVESQTAVISTTFPYVPGFLSFREIPALLKALEKLKTIPNIILCDGQGIAHPRRLGIASHLGVLIDVPTIGVAKSLFIGKHEEIPLEKGSWKPLIDQGEVIGAVLRSRTNVKPIYVSIGHKISLPTALNYVMGCLTKYRLPETTRLADKLASEKA; from the coding sequence ATGAAAATTAACGCTAATTTTTTATTACCTCAATCTCTTGAAGATGCTAAAATAATTCAAGATGAACTTAGAAAAAAAGTTATCACAGAAGATCAACTTGAAAAGGTTGATTATGTGGCGGGTGTTGATGTCGGATTTGAGGATAATTATCAACTGACAAAAGCGGCTGTTATTGTCTTAAGTTTCCCTGAATTAAAATTAGTAGAAAGTCAAACAGCAGTTATTTCTACTACTTTTCCTTATGTTCCAGGTTTTCTCTCTTTTCGAGAAATTCCTGCCCTGTTAAAAGCACTAGAAAAACTCAAAACTATACCTAATATTATTTTATGTGATGGACAAGGAATTGCCCATCCCCGTCGCTTAGGAATTGCCTCTCATTTAGGGGTATTAATTGATGTTCCTACTATTGGGGTAGCTAAATCTTTATTCATTGGTAAACATGAAGAAATTCCCCTAGAAAAAGGCAGTTGGAAACCCTTAATTGATCAAGGTGAAGTTATTGGGGCAGTCTTGCGATCTCGCACGAATGTTAAACCGATTTATGTATCTATTGGTCATAAAATTAGTTTACCTACTGCCCTTAATTATGTTATGGGTTGTTTGACAAAATATCGTTTACCAGAAACAACTCGTTTAGCGGATAAATTAGCCTCAGAAAAAGCTTAA
- a CDS encoding NADAR family protein: MDNQKVGSNESIKFYHINKPYGFFSNFAPYEISLKGKIWPTTEHYFQAQKFVNTPHEEEVRQALTASEAAEIGRDRGRPLRRDWEVVKDDVMGEALYAKFTQHPDLKEKLLATGDVKLIEHTKNDRYWGDGGDGKGMNRLGELLMEIREQIRDQT; the protein is encoded by the coding sequence ATGGACAATCAAAAAGTTGGTAGTAATGAGTCTATAAAGTTTTATCACATTAACAAACCTTATGGTTTTTTCTCCAACTTTGCACCCTATGAGATTTCTTTAAAAGGTAAAATTTGGCCGACGACAGAACATTATTTTCAAGCTCAAAAGTTTGTTAATACTCCCCATGAAGAAGAAGTGCGACAAGCACTAACAGCATCAGAAGCGGCTGAGATTGGACGTGATAGGGGCCGTCCCCTCCGTCGAGACTGGGAAGTGGTAAAAGATGATGTGATGGGAGAGGCACTATACGCCAAATTTACTCAACATCCTGACTTAAAAGAGAAATTATTAGCAACAGGCGATGTTAAGCTCATTGAACATACAAAAAATGACAGATATTGGGGAGATGGTGGAGATGGAAAAGGAATGAATAGATTGGGTGAGTTATTGATGGAAATTCGTGAACAAATACGTGATCAAACTTAA
- the aroC gene encoding chorismate synthase has translation MGNTFGQLFRITTFGESHGGGVGVIIDGCPPRLEITETEIQFDLDRRRPGQSKITTPRREADICEILSGVFEGKTLGTPIAILVRNQDARSQDYDEMSLKFRPSHADATYEAKYGIRNWQGGGRSSARETIGRVAAGAIAKKILKQVANVEIVGYVKRIKNLEGVIDPNTVTLEQVESNIVRCPDTEMAEKMIDLIDQTRRDQDSIGGVVECVARYVPKGLGEPVFDKLEADLAKAVMSLPASKGFEIGSGFDGTLLTGSEHNDEFYLDDNGEIRTVTNRSGGIQGGISNGENIIIRVAFKPTATIGKEQKTVTLNKEETTLAAKGRHDPCVLPRAVPMVEAMVALVLCDHLLRFRGQCGVLE, from the coding sequence ATGGGTAATACCTTCGGGCAGTTATTTCGCATTACCACTTTTGGAGAATCTCACGGCGGTGGAGTCGGAGTGATCATTGATGGATGTCCCCCACGCTTAGAGATCACAGAGACTGAGATACAATTTGACTTAGATCGTCGTCGTCCTGGACAAAGCAAAATTACCACCCCCCGTCGAGAAGCCGATATTTGTGAGATTCTATCAGGTGTCTTTGAAGGAAAAACCCTAGGGACTCCCATTGCTATTTTAGTCCGTAATCAAGACGCGCGATCGCAAGATTATGATGAAATGTCTCTCAAGTTTCGTCCGTCTCATGCGGATGCTACTTATGAGGCGAAATATGGTATCCGTAACTGGCAAGGAGGGGGCAGATCTTCAGCTAGGGAAACTATCGGACGAGTGGCGGCCGGGGCGATCGCGAAAAAAATACTAAAACAAGTTGCTAATGTTGAAATTGTAGGTTATGTCAAACGCATTAAAAATTTAGAAGGGGTGATCGATCCTAATACTGTTACCCTCGAACAAGTTGAAAGTAATATTGTTCGTTGTCCCGATACAGAAATGGCTGAAAAAATGATTGATCTCATTGATCAAACTCGACGAGATCAAGACTCTATTGGAGGAGTAGTAGAATGTGTGGCCCGTTATGTTCCTAAAGGGTTAGGAGAACCTGTTTTTGATAAATTAGAGGCCGATTTAGCTAAAGCTGTCATGTCTCTTCCGGCGAGTAAAGGCTTTGAAATTGGATCAGGATTTGACGGAACTTTATTGACAGGAAGTGAACATAATGACGAATTTTATCTTGATGATAATGGAGAAATTCGCACAGTTACGAATCGTTCTGGAGGCATTCAAGGAGGTATTAGTAACGGCGAAAATATTATTATTAGAGTTGCATTTAAACCCACTGCTACTATTGGCAAAGAACAAAAAACTGTCACTTTAAATAAAGAAGAAACTACCTTAGCAGCTAAAGGAAGACATGATCCTTGTGTATTGCCTCGCGCTGTACCGATGGTAGAAGCAATGGTGGCTTTAGTTTTATGCGATCATTTATTACGTTTCCGGGGACAATGTGGGGTTTTAGAATAG
- the sir gene encoding sulfite reductase, ferredoxin dependent, producing the protein MVKTPISPTHKVSKVEGLKEKSNFLREPLATELLEDTTHFTEDATQILKFHGSYQQDNRDNRVKGQEKDYQMMLRTRNPGGFIPAQLYLTLDRLSDEYGNHTLRVTTRQGFQLHGILKKNLKAAIAAIVKSMGSTLGACGDLNRNVMAPPAPYKNRREYQYAWEYADKIADLLRPQTGAYYEIWLDGEKFLSGEEAPEVKAARQQNGHGTTFVDKEEPIYGEHYMPRKFKCSVTVPGDNSIDVYTHDVSLVVITNNEGELQGFNVLAGGGMGRTHNKEESFPRLADPIGYVAKKDIYALMKAIVATQRDYGDRFNRRHARMKYLIEDWGVEKFRTQVEQYFGQPIEPFKPLPDWKYEDYLGWNEQGDGKLFFGLSIENGRVKDEGTFQLKTALKQIVTQFQLPMRLTANHNLIFYDIDPDHKNAIETIFNNCGVVTVAEKIDPLTRYSMACPALPTCGLAITESERALPGIIEGIRTLLNELDLGSEEIVIRMTGCPNGCARPYMAELGFVGSGPEAYQIWLGGTPNQTQLAQAYIEKLPHKEIERFLEPLFAYFKQDRVAGESFGEFCSRVGLEALRGFSETYQPIERVKLIKPRRIRKHQHRVSVPDEMFVQLKEVSEKEARAMNQIVKEALEAYFAK; encoded by the coding sequence ATGGTTAAAACTCCCATTTCACCAACCCACAAAGTGTCTAAAGTAGAAGGCCTTAAAGAGAAAAGTAACTTTTTAAGAGAGCCACTAGCAACTGAGCTTTTAGAAGATACTACCCATTTTACAGAAGATGCCACTCAAATACTAAAGTTTCATGGCTCTTATCAACAAGATAACCGAGATAATCGAGTTAAAGGACAAGAAAAAGATTATCAAATGATGTTGCGAACCAGGAACCCTGGGGGATTTATTCCCGCGCAACTCTATTTAACTTTAGATCGTCTCAGTGATGAGTATGGAAATCATACCTTAAGGGTGACAACTCGTCAGGGATTTCAATTACACGGAATTTTGAAAAAAAATCTGAAAGCAGCGATCGCGGCCATTGTCAAAAGTATGGGATCAACTTTAGGGGCTTGTGGCGATCTTAATCGCAATGTCATGGCCCCACCTGCCCCTTACAAAAATCGTAGAGAATATCAATACGCCTGGGAATACGCTGATAAAATTGCTGATTTATTACGACCCCAAACAGGAGCTTACTACGAAATTTGGCTCGATGGGGAAAAATTCCTCAGTGGGGAAGAAGCCCCAGAAGTCAAAGCCGCTAGACAACAAAATGGGCATGGAACTACCTTTGTGGACAAAGAAGAACCTATCTACGGGGAACATTATATGCCCCGTAAATTCAAATGTTCTGTTACTGTCCCTGGAGACAACTCCATTGATGTCTATACCCATGATGTCAGTTTAGTGGTGATCACCAACAATGAGGGAGAACTACAAGGGTTTAACGTCTTGGCCGGGGGAGGCATGGGACGTACCCATAATAAAGAAGAAAGCTTCCCCCGTTTGGCTGATCCCATCGGATATGTGGCTAAAAAAGATATTTATGCCTTGATGAAGGCCATTGTCGCCACTCAACGGGACTACGGCGATCGCTTCAACCGTCGTCATGCCCGCATGAAATATCTCATCGAAGATTGGGGAGTCGAAAAATTCCGCACCCAAGTTGAACAATATTTCGGTCAACCTATTGAACCCTTTAAACCCCTCCCTGACTGGAAATATGAGGATTATCTGGGTTGGAACGAACAAGGAGATGGTAAACTCTTTTTTGGTCTATCCATTGAAAATGGCCGGGTCAAAGATGAGGGAACTTTTCAACTGAAAACCGCCCTTAAACAGATTGTGACGCAATTTCAATTACCGATGCGTCTGACGGCCAATCATAACCTAATTTTTTATGACATTGACCCGGATCACAAAAATGCGATCGAAACAATTTTTAACAATTGTGGGGTCGTTACGGTAGCTGAAAAAATCGATCCTCTGACCCGCTATTCCATGGCCTGTCCAGCTTTACCGACTTGTGGTCTAGCCATTACCGAATCAGAACGGGCTTTACCGGGGATTATTGAGGGAATTCGTACCCTTCTCAACGAATTAGACTTAGGATCAGAAGAAATCGTCATTCGCATGACAGGTTGTCCTAATGGTTGCGCCCGGCCTTATATGGCAGAATTAGGCTTTGTGGGCAGTGGCCCCGAAGCTTACCAAATTTGGTTAGGAGGAACTCCAAATCAAACTCAATTAGCCCAAGCTTACATTGAAAAGTTACCCCATAAGGAGATCGAAAGATTTTTAGAGCCTCTATTCGCCTATTTTAAGCAAGATAGGGTAGCGGGGGAAAGTTTTGGTGAATTTTGCAGTCGAGTAGGATTGGAGGCGTTACGGGGGTTTAGTGAGACGTATCAACCCATAGAACGAGTAAAACTTATTAAACCTCGACGTATTCGTAAACATCAGCATCGGGTTAGTGTTCCTGATGAGATGTTTGTTCAGCTAAAAGAAGTATCTGAAAAAGAAGCAAGGGCCATGAATCAAATTGTCAAAGAAGCTTTAGAAGCTTACTTTGCTAAATAA
- a CDS encoding Npun_R2821/Npun_R2822 family protein produces the protein MVLRGIYTLANDVVYDQLIALLNSIEVNVSANIPIYVIPFDERISRIKAEIYTRSNVKLFDSQSSIEKWENFAQNVWETFPEEKKEKFSLPAWGKGHHRKFMAFDGPLDKFVYYDADSLGMKPLTNLFEKLETYDFVFDDWEHRKPDIKAALDINLIMQTGIYQEKEIRQKLHCSSFFASGQGIFNDEELMILQTKLIEDQEINWVSRWWDDAFLFNYMTLRSDYSIYNFTQSPDGKDRTGNCADSDPFVNIDNVLYNEQGLKPIHRIHYMNYSSKNFARLCQGEDVNIRYQDIFLHYRFLKNPEQKPKQLNPASSLTKATRKLEGFVSKIKRTLS, from the coding sequence ATGGTCTTACGAGGGATTTATACTTTAGCAAATGATGTTGTTTATGATCAACTCATTGCCCTTCTTAATAGTATTGAAGTCAATGTTAGTGCTAATATTCCGATCTATGTCATTCCCTTTGACGAGCGAATTAGTCGAATAAAAGCAGAAATTTATACCCGATCCAATGTTAAATTATTTGATAGTCAATCTTCGATAGAAAAATGGGAAAATTTTGCTCAAAATGTTTGGGAAACATTTCCTGAAGAGAAGAAAGAAAAATTCAGTCTTCCTGCTTGGGGAAAAGGTCATCATCGTAAATTTATGGCTTTTGATGGCCCTTTAGATAAGTTTGTTTATTATGATGCAGATAGTTTAGGAATGAAGCCATTAACAAACCTATTTGAAAAATTAGAAACCTATGATTTTGTATTCGATGATTGGGAACATCGTAAACCCGATATAAAAGCGGCCCTCGATATTAATTTAATTATGCAAACAGGTATTTATCAAGAAAAAGAAATTAGACAAAAATTACATTGTTCTAGTTTTTTTGCCTCTGGTCAAGGTATTTTTAATGACGAAGAATTAATGATATTACAAACAAAGCTAATCGAAGATCAAGAGATTAATTGGGTTTCTCGCTGGTGGGATGATGCCTTTTTATTCAATTATATGACCTTACGTTCTGATTACTCTATTTATAATTTTACCCAAAGTCCTGATGGAAAAGATAGAACGGGAAACTGTGCAGATTCTGATCCTTTTGTCAATATTGATAATGTTTTGTACAATGAACAAGGATTAAAACCCATTCATCGTATTCATTATATGAACTATTCATCTAAAAATTTTGCTCGTTTATGTCAAGGAGAAGATGTTAATATTAGATATCAAGACATCTTTTTACACTATCGTTTTTTGAAAAATCCAGAACAAAAACCTAAACAATTAAATCCGGCAAGTTCTTTAACTAAAGCAACCCGAAAATTAGAAGGATTTGTTAGTAAAATTAAACGTACATTATCTTAG